A section of the Syntrophales bacterium genome encodes:
- a CDS encoding dihydropteroate synthase produces the protein MKTIVASPAREVLIGDDKPTVIIGERINPTGKKKFQEELKVGNLETVRKEALTQMQAGADILDVNVGVFGINEVELLPRVVQEIAALVDTPLCIDSANHEALEAALRVYKGKPLVNSVSGEERSLSRVLPLIKQYGAAVIGLVQDDEGIPQNTERRVSIAHKIVERAEKMGIPREDILIDVETFSVGADATAGPKIIEAIRRIKMELGVNVTLAVSNVSFGLPERTLLNNAFVAMAIAAGATCFIADIVKIQPAVLAADLIFSRDKRSRRYIEAHRLRLQKTEV, from the coding sequence ATGAAGACGATAGTAGCAAGTCCTGCAAGAGAGGTTTTGATTGGCGATGATAAGCCCACGGTGATTATCGGCGAGCGCATTAACCCCACCGGAAAAAAGAAATTCCAGGAGGAATTGAAGGTCGGCAATCTGGAGACAGTGCGCAAGGAAGCATTGACGCAAATGCAGGCAGGCGCCGATATTCTTGATGTCAACGTGGGGGTTTTCGGTATAAACGAGGTAGAGCTGCTTCCTCGGGTGGTGCAGGAAATAGCCGCCCTGGTGGATACGCCGCTTTGCATCGACAGCGCCAATCATGAAGCGCTGGAAGCCGCCCTGAGGGTTTACAAAGGCAAGCCTCTTGTAAACTCGGTTTCCGGGGAAGAGCGCTCCCTAAGCAGGGTGCTCCCCCTGATAAAACAATACGGCGCGGCGGTGATCGGGCTTGTGCAGGATGATGAGGGCATCCCGCAAAACACCGAAAGGCGTGTTTCCATTGCCCACAAAATAGTCGAACGTGCTGAAAAGATGGGTATCCCGCGCGAGGATATCCTGATTGACGTCGAGACGTTTTCTGTGGGCGCCGACGCAACTGCTGGCCCCAAAATAATCGAGGCGATCCGCAGGATCAAAATGGAATTAGGGGTAAATGTGACCCTGGCTGTCAGTAATGTTTCTTTTGGGCTTCCGGAGCGGACTCTGCTTAATAATGCCTTTGTGGCAATGGCTATAGCCGCCGGCGCGACCTGCTTTATAGCCGATATCGTAAAAATACAGCCCGCCGTTCTGGCAGCCGATTTAATTTTCAGTCGGGATAAGCGCTCCAGGCGCTATATTGAAGCACACCGTTTAAGATTGCAAAAAACGGAGGTGTGA
- a CDS encoding MFS transporter, which yields MNSEKTTPWTIVLLLIGTGVVCSFQVGKVPVALSMLRRDLGLTLFWASWVISVFNVIGALAGVFMGGFADRIGYRQLIITGLSLMTLGSLTGGLTSSVVLFFSSRFVEGVGFFFTVLSIPSLITRIANIRDLRLILGFWGAYMPSGITIMLFISPFVVDGIGWRGLWILNGFICLICLAVFAAATAHLPQEGRKTAKSSIQVSRNVKTIFRTPGPMLLATCFLCYAGQWMALMNFLPTFFIEEIGMGKGSAALWTALTVLVNIPGNILAGLLSQKNAPRWLVLSVVFIVISLVTIGIYTPQTPLAVRLLLCLVFSFIGGLIPGTLMAAVPFHSPGKEYIGATNGLIIQGSNIGTLLMAPALAAVVSLFGGWQGAPLIFVAAGLIGLSSALAIGRLESKYGIK from the coding sequence ATGAACAGTGAAAAAACGACCCCTTGGACCATTGTCTTGCTGTTAATCGGCACGGGCGTTGTGTGTTCCTTTCAGGTAGGCAAGGTTCCTGTTGCGCTATCCATGCTGAGGCGGGACCTGGGATTGACCCTGTTTTGGGCAAGCTGGGTAATTTCTGTCTTTAACGTGATCGGCGCCTTAGCCGGCGTATTTATGGGGGGCTTCGCCGACCGGATCGGCTATCGTCAATTGATCATTACAGGCCTGTCCCTGATGACGCTGGGCTCTCTGACGGGTGGGCTTACTTCCAGTGTCGTCCTCTTTTTCAGCTCAAGATTCGTAGAGGGCGTGGGGTTCTTTTTTACCGTTCTGTCCATTCCGTCCCTGATCACCCGCATCGCCAACATCAGGGACCTTCGTCTTATCCTGGGGTTCTGGGGGGCCTATATGCCTTCCGGCATCACCATCATGCTCTTTATCTCGCCGTTTGTAGTGGATGGGATCGGCTGGCGCGGCCTGTGGATTCTCAACGGATTCATCTGCCTGATTTGTCTGGCGGTATTTGCCGCCGCAACTGCCCACCTCCCGCAGGAAGGAAGAAAAACGGCAAAAAGCTCTATTCAGGTTTCGCGAAATGTGAAAACCATTTTTAGGACACCGGGGCCGATGCTGCTTGCAACATGTTTTCTCTGTTATGCAGGGCAATGGATGGCCCTGATGAATTTTCTCCCCACCTTTTTTATCGAAGAAATTGGCATGGGGAAGGGAAGCGCAGCTCTCTGGACGGCATTGACAGTACTGGTCAATATCCCCGGGAACATCCTGGCAGGACTACTCTCCCAAAAAAATGCCCCTCGCTGGCTCGTCCTCTCGGTGGTGTTCATTGTCATCAGCCTGGTCACGATCGGCATCTATACCCCACAAACGCCTCTTGCAGTTCGCCTCCTGCTGTGCCTCGTTTTCAGCTTTATCGGAGGTCTGATTCCGGGGACCCTGATGGCGGCTGTCCCCTTCCATTCTCCCGGGAAGGAATACATCGGCGCAACTAACGGTCTGATCATCCAGGGATCCAACATCGGCACATTGCTCATGGCGCCGGCCCTGGCAGCCGTGGTGAGTCTGTTCGGAGGATGGCAGGGGGCGCCCTTGATATTTGTTGCAGCCGGGTTGATCGGTCTTTCCTCTGCGCTGGCAATCGGCCGGCTGGAGAGTAAATATGGCATCAAGTGA
- the cobO gene encoding cob(I)yrinic acid a,c-diamide adenosyltransferase yields MMGDKNRILIFTGEGKGKTTSALGMALRAHGHGIAVAVIQFVKTNTETGEYAALKKMENVEIITIGAGFVPRPDDPRFADHCRAAKQGLQQAAAYLQTGRFGLVILDEVCVAVSLHLLDEEAVLATLRLAAPGTTIVLTGRGASPGLIEIADTVSEIKAIKHGYESGIKAQRGVEF; encoded by the coding sequence ATGATGGGCGATAAAAACAGGATCCTGATTTTCACCGGCGAGGGGAAGGGAAAGACGACCTCCGCTTTGGGAATGGCGCTCCGGGCGCACGGACACGGCATTGCGGTCGCCGTTATCCAGTTCGTAAAAACGAACACAGAAACAGGCGAATACGCGGCTCTGAAAAAAATGGAGAATGTCGAAATCATCACGATCGGGGCCGGATTTGTCCCCCGACCGGATGACCCACGCTTCGCCGACCACTGCCGGGCGGCAAAACAGGGCCTCCAGCAGGCCGCAGCATATCTCCAGACCGGCCGTTTCGGTTTGGTGATCCTTGACGAGGTTTGTGTGGCGGTCTCTTTGCATCTCCTTGACGAAGAGGCTGTCCTCGCCACCCTTCGCCTGGCGGCCCCCGGCACAACCATCGTGCTGACCGGCCGCGGGGCGTCGCCGGGGCTGATTGAGATCGCCGACACGGTTTCGGAGATAAAGGCAATCAAGCACGGATACGAAAGCGGCATCAAGGCTCAGCGAGGGGTGGAATTCTGA
- the cobU gene encoding bifunctional adenosylcobinamide kinase/adenosylcobinamide-phosphate guanylyltransferase codes for MAEIILVTGGSRSGKSSYAQKKAEEIPGARLFIATCPIIDPEMEERIRKHREAREGRGWKTIEETVNLAGVIRRSGEGRTVLVDCLTLWINNLMYKEEKVGAVVTEEIIVEYCRELVAACRESAGTVFLVANEVGMGIVPDNETARRYRDIAGRCNQEIARAADKVILLVCGIPLPVKEQP; via the coding sequence ATGGCTGAGATAATTCTCGTTACCGGCGGAAGTCGAAGTGGCAAGAGCTCTTACGCGCAGAAAAAAGCAGAGGAGATCCCGGGAGCACGCCTCTTTATCGCGACCTGTCCGATAATCGATCCCGAAATGGAGGAAAGAATCCGGAAGCACCGCGAGGCAAGAGAGGGGAGAGGCTGGAAAACCATTGAAGAAACCGTCAATCTGGCGGGGGTCATCCGCCGGAGTGGCGAAGGAAGGACGGTTCTTGTGGACTGCCTTACCCTCTGGATAAACAACCTCATGTACAAAGAGGAAAAAGTGGGCGCAGTGGTGACGGAAGAGATTATTGTCGAATACTGCCGGGAGCTTGTCGCCGCCTGCCGGGAAAGCGCGGGCACAGTTTTTCTGGTCGCCAACGAGGTCGGCATGGGGATCGTCCCCGACAACGAAACAGCGCGGCGTTACCGGGACATTGCCGGGCGCTGCAATCAGGAAATAGCGAGGGCCGCAGACAAGGTCATACTGCTTGTCTGCGGCATCCCCCTTCCCGTAAAGGAGCAACCATGA
- a CDS encoding ATP-binding cassette domain-containing protein, producing the protein MGLIWINEVSVSFGGPLLLDGATLQIEAGEKIGLLGRNGSGKSTLMKLLMGDVSPDSGAIIRKGEARIAMLPQDVPDDLPGTVYDVVASGGREHLELLREYHELTVLLSNGGEENLLKKLELLQRRLEASGAWRYHQQVEAVLSRTELDENAEFGLLSAGMKRRVLLARALVNEPDILLLDEPTNHLDIEAVLWLEDFLRNFDRTLLLVTHDRAFLQRVATRIVEIDRGRLLSFACNYSEYLERRQALLEAQQNQAQEFDKKLAREEIWIRQGIKARRTRNEGRVRALMQLRRERAQRQEQTGNVRLAIQDANRSGRLVVEAQDIHFSFGDNKIVEGFSTTIIRGDKVGIIGPNGSGKTTLLKILLGELNPDAGSVRQGAGVQVAYFDQLRAQLDENKTLKDNVAAGSDMVIVGGASRHIISYLQDFLFPPDRIMSPVSSLSGGERNRLLLAKLFLLPSNVLVLDEPTNDLDMETLELLEERLLDYGGTIILVSHDRAFLNNVATSTIVFAGKGRLQEYVGGYDDWIRQKTKQVEPLATLKDEQKQKKDRAPREKKKLSYKEKQELEGLPVRIEALEKDKQRLHETLNSPEFYVNRDAEKIGRASAELSVLEKELEGAYGRWEELESLAEKLSGEQI; encoded by the coding sequence ATGGGATTAATCTGGATCAACGAGGTTTCGGTCAGCTTTGGCGGGCCGCTGCTGCTTGATGGCGCCACGCTGCAGATAGAGGCGGGTGAAAAAATCGGCCTTTTGGGAAGGAACGGTTCAGGCAAGTCAACCCTTATGAAATTGCTGATGGGCGATGTTTCCCCGGATTCCGGCGCGATTATCCGCAAGGGGGAGGCTCGGATCGCCATGCTTCCCCAGGACGTGCCCGACGACCTGCCGGGGACTGTTTATGATGTCGTGGCTTCCGGTGGCCGGGAACATCTGGAACTGCTCCGGGAATACCACGAACTGACCGTTCTTTTATCAAACGGCGGCGAGGAGAATCTGCTGAAAAAGCTGGAATTGTTGCAGCGGCGGCTGGAGGCCTCCGGCGCCTGGCGATATCATCAGCAAGTGGAGGCGGTGCTCTCCCGGACTGAGCTGGATGAGAATGCCGAGTTCGGGCTGCTTTCGGCAGGCATGAAACGGCGGGTATTGCTGGCCAGGGCCCTGGTGAACGAACCGGATATCCTGCTGCTCGATGAGCCGACAAACCATCTGGACATCGAGGCCGTACTCTGGCTGGAGGATTTCCTGCGGAACTTCGACAGAACGCTGCTGCTCGTGACCCACGATCGGGCATTTCTTCAGCGGGTGGCGACCCGCATTGTGGAGATCGATCGGGGGCGATTGCTCTCTTTTGCCTGCAATTATAGCGAGTATCTTGAACGCCGGCAGGCTCTGCTGGAGGCCCAGCAGAATCAGGCGCAGGAATTTGACAAGAAACTTGCACGGGAGGAGATTTGGATCAGACAGGGAATCAAGGCCCGCCGCACCCGCAACGAGGGCAGGGTGCGCGCGCTGATGCAGTTGCGCCGGGAGCGGGCGCAGCGCCAGGAGCAGACGGGCAATGTCCGGCTTGCAATCCAGGACGCGAACCGCAGCGGCCGGCTGGTGGTGGAGGCGCAGGATATTCATTTTTCCTTCGGCGACAACAAAATCGTGGAGGGGTTCTCGACGACGATCATCCGGGGCGACAAGGTGGGGATTATCGGTCCCAACGGCTCTGGAAAAACCACGCTGCTGAAGATTCTGCTCGGCGAGCTGAACCCGGACGCGGGAAGCGTCCGTCAGGGTGCCGGAGTGCAGGTTGCCTATTTTGATCAGCTCCGCGCCCAGCTCGACGAAAACAAAACATTGAAGGATAATGTCGCCGCCGGCAGCGACATGGTAATTGTGGGCGGCGCCTCCCGGCATATCATCTCGTATCTTCAGGACTTTCTTTTCCCGCCAGACCGGATTATGTCGCCAGTCAGCTCTCTTTCGGGCGGTGAGCGCAATCGGCTGCTGCTGGCAAAACTCTTCCTCCTTCCCTCCAATGTCCTGGTTCTGGATGAACCGACCAACGATCTTGACATGGAAACGCTGGAGCTCCTCGAAGAGCGCCTTCTCGATTACGGCGGAACGATTATTCTGGTCAGTCACGATCGCGCTTTTCTGAACAATGTGGCAACCTCAACAATTGTCTTCGCAGGCAAAGGGCGGCTCCAGGAATATGTGGGTGGCTACGACGACTGGATAAGACAAAAAACTAAGCAGGTAGAGCCACTTGCAACGCTGAAGGATGAGCAAAAACAGAAGAAGGACAGAGCGCCGCGGGAAAAGAAGAAACTCTCCTACAAAGAGAAGCAGGAGCTGGAGGGTTTGCCGGTGAGAATTGAAGCGCTGGAGAAGGACAAGCAACGTCTGCACGAAACCCTGAATTCTCCGGAATTCTATGTCAACCGGGATGCCGAGAAAATAGGCAGGGCAAGCGCAGAATTGAGCGTACTGGAAAAAGAGCTGGAGGGGGCCTATGGGCGCTGGGAGGAACTGGAAAGCCTTGCGGAAAAACTCAGCGGCGAGCAAATTTGA
- the cobS gene encoding adenosylcobinamide-GDP ribazoletransferase encodes MRGFFAALQFLTIFSLPRGLAPDKEALQKAPPFFPLIGLLVGFLVSTIDWGLGFIFPVPVRSVLATILLIAFSGALHTDGLADTADGLLSSRPRERMLEIMRDSRTGPMGAVAIVCVVSLKIAAIASLPSPARFWALLLMPVAGRCALLIVMAVLPYARPEGLVGVFRLNRPALFLFWALIFLLATGGLAGGLAGVIAAASSFLFVLLFTIYLRRKLGGYTGDTLGAACELTELIPPLVALAWMGSL; translated from the coding sequence ATGAGAGGATTTTTCGCGGCACTGCAATTTTTGACGATCTTTTCGCTGCCCCGCGGCCTTGCGCCCGACAAAGAAGCCCTGCAAAAAGCACCTCCGTTTTTCCCGCTGATTGGGCTGCTGGTGGGCTTCCTGGTGTCGACGATTGACTGGGGATTGGGCTTTATCTTCCCGGTCCCGGTCAGAAGCGTGCTTGCGACAATTCTGCTGATCGCGTTTTCCGGGGCGCTCCATACGGACGGCCTCGCCGATACGGCAGACGGCCTGCTCAGCTCCCGCCCGCGCGAACGGATGCTCGAAATCATGCGGGACAGCCGAACCGGACCGATGGGAGCAGTCGCGATTGTCTGCGTTGTTTCGCTGAAGATCGCCGCCATCGCCTCCCTCCCCTCCCCGGCCCGTTTCTGGGCACTGCTCCTGATGCCGGTCGCCGGCCGCTGCGCCCTGCTGATCGTAATGGCGGTTCTTCCTTATGCGCGCCCGGAGGGTCTCGTCGGTGTTTTTCGGTTAAACCGCCCGGCTCTTTTTCTTTTCTGGGCGCTGATCTTTCTGCTGGCAACCGGCGGCCTCGCGGGAGGACTGGCCGGAGTCATAGCCGCTGCATCATCCTTTTTGTTCGTGCTTTTGTTTACCATCTATCTCCGCAGGAAACTCGGCGGTTATACTGGGGACACGCTCGGCGCGGCCTGTGAACTGACCGAACTGATCCCGCCCCTGGTCGCCCTTGCCTGGATGGGGAGCTTATGA
- the cobT gene encoding nicotinate-nucleotide--dimethylbenzimidazole phosphoribosyltransferase gives MMLLQETIAKIGPQDMAVRALAHQRLENLTMPYWALGRLLDLAEELAGITRSLHPAVARKTIFTMAGDHGVVAEGVSKYPQEVTPQMVANFAAGGAGINALARQAGASVIVVDMGVATDLSDLAASGKILSRRVGPGTKNMAVGPAMSRKEAVCALENGIDLALNAADAVDIFGTGEMGIGNTTPSSAIVAVFSGRPVGEVTGRGTGIEDEQFTHKVGVIERALRLNKPDPHDGIDVLAKVGGFEIGGIAGLILGAARLKKPVVIDGFISTAGALIASALCPTARQYMIAAHRSVEQGHRVALELLEKQPLLDLDLRLGEGTGAALAMNFIEAAVRVLTEVATFEEAMVSKAQ, from the coding sequence ATGATGCTGTTGCAGGAGACAATCGCAAAAATTGGACCGCAGGACATGGCCGTTCGGGCGCTGGCCCATCAGCGTCTGGAAAACCTGACGATGCCCTACTGGGCGCTCGGACGGCTGCTGGACTTGGCGGAGGAACTCGCCGGAATAACCCGCTCGCTGCATCCGGCGGTCGCCCGCAAGACAATTTTCACGATGGCCGGGGATCACGGGGTCGTCGCCGAAGGGGTCAGCAAGTATCCGCAGGAGGTAACCCCGCAGATGGTCGCAAACTTCGCCGCCGGCGGGGCGGGGATCAATGCCCTCGCCCGCCAGGCCGGGGCGTCGGTCATCGTCGTGGATATGGGGGTCGCCACCGATTTAAGCGATCTTGCCGCCTCCGGCAAGATACTGTCGCGCCGGGTCGGCCCCGGCACAAAAAATATGGCCGTCGGCCCGGCGATGAGCCGCAAGGAGGCCGTTTGCGCCCTCGAAAATGGGATCGATCTTGCGCTCAACGCGGCAGATGCCGTCGATATTTTCGGCACCGGCGAGATGGGCATCGGCAACACCACCCCCAGCAGCGCGATTGTCGCCGTCTTCAGCGGCCGTCCGGTCGGAGAGGTCACGGGCCGCGGAACCGGAATCGAAGATGAACAGTTCACCCACAAGGTCGGCGTAATTGAACGGGCCCTGCGGCTGAACAAACCCGATCCCCATGACGGCATTGATGTTCTGGCAAAGGTTGGCGGCTTTGAAATCGGGGGGATAGCGGGGCTGATTCTGGGCGCCGCCCGGCTGAAAAAACCTGTGGTTATCGATGGTTTCATCTCGACGGCCGGCGCACTGATCGCAAGCGCCCTCTGTCCGACGGCGCGGCAGTACATGATCGCCGCCCACCGCAGCGTTGAACAGGGGCACCGCGTTGCCCTGGAACTGCTCGAAAAGCAGCCGCTTCTCGACCTCGATTTGCGACTCGGCGAGGGAACGGGGGCGGCGCTGGCGATGAACTTTATCGAGGCCGCCGTCCGGGTACTGACGGAAGTGGCGACGTTTGAGGAAGCGATGGTCTCAAAGGCGCAATGA
- a CDS encoding histidine phosphatase family protein has protein sequence MSNRLLMIRHGESEAHYKGRYIGKTDANLSAKGQKQAAALAAPLSAFRDVSFLTSPLRRARQTAEFAIGLSKPLEIDENLREIDFGLWEGLSFAEITAAYPAEVVKWAAQGEDFPFPEGENTASFRKRIATAVNFIVSNPAETTVVFTHGGVIRFLICHFLGLPSRHHLSFEISPASLSEIMIHEEKGVLTRLNDQHHLKGSLLNYG, from the coding sequence ATGTCTAATCGGTTGCTGATGATTCGCCATGGCGAATCCGAAGCCCACTACAAGGGGCGGTATATCGGGAAGACGGATGCGAATCTGTCCGCAAAGGGGCAAAAACAGGCGGCGGCCCTCGCCGCTCCGCTATCCGCCTTCAGGGACGTCTCTTTTTTAACCAGTCCCCTGCGCCGCGCCCGCCAGACGGCAGAGTTCGCCATTGGCTTGAGCAAACCCCTGGAGATAGACGAAAACCTCCGGGAGATAGACTTCGGACTCTGGGAGGGGTTGAGCTTTGCGGAGATAACGGCGGCCTATCCGGCTGAGGTGGTAAAATGGGCGGCGCAGGGAGAGGATTTCCCCTTTCCGGAAGGTGAGAATACGGCAAGTTTCCGAAAAAGGATTGCAACAGCGGTAAACTTTATCGTCAGCAACCCTGCCGAAACAACGGTAGTTTTCACCCACGGGGGCGTCATCCGCTTTCTCATCTGTCATTTTCTGGGACTCCCGAGCAGGCATCACCTCTCTTTTGAGATATCACCGGCATCGCTCTCGGAAATCATGATTCACGAAGAAAAAGGCGTTCTTACACGCCTGAACGACCAGCATCATCTGAAAGGTTCACTGCTGAATTATGGCTGA
- a CDS encoding YaiI/YqxD family protein translates to MRIFVDADAFPNVIQDVLIRASARLNVPLCFVANKPLRGGRSAKITFIQVPAGSDVADDHIVGLAQAGDLVITADIPLADRVIAKGAFALDPRGKLYTQDNVKDSLAMRDLCKELRDLGMIGGGPATFGKLERQAFANQLDRLLTKQLKAELHVHDIEKAGL, encoded by the coding sequence ATGCGGATATTTGTTGATGCGGATGCCTTCCCGAACGTAATTCAGGATGTGCTGATCAGGGCTTCGGCGCGCCTGAACGTGCCATTGTGCTTTGTCGCCAATAAGCCCCTGCGGGGTGGCAGGAGCGCAAAGATCACCTTCATCCAGGTTCCCGCCGGTTCTGATGTCGCCGATGACCATATTGTCGGGCTTGCGCAAGCGGGCGACCTGGTGATTACAGCCGATATCCCGCTTGCCGATCGGGTGATTGCCAAAGGGGCCTTTGCGCTTGATCCTCGGGGGAAGCTTTATACGCAGGATAATGTCAAGGATAGTCTGGCCATGCGCGATTTATGCAAAGAATTAAGGGATTTGGGGATGATTGGGGGCGGGCCGGCAACATTCGGCAAGTTGGAGCGCCAGGCGTTTGCCAATCAGCTCGATCGCCTCCTGACCAAGCAGTTGAAGGCGGAGCTTCATGTTCATGATATCGAAAAAGCAGGGCTGTAA
- a CDS encoding cold-shock protein, with the protein MSEGKVKWFNDSKGFGFIEQDNGTDVFVHHSAIVAEGFKSLSEGDRVSFDVVAGPKGPAAADVRKL; encoded by the coding sequence ATGTCTGAAGGAAAAGTAAAGTGGTTCAATGATTCAAAGGGATTCGGTTTTATCGAACAGGACAACGGCACGGATGTTTTCGTACATCATTCCGCCATTGTGGCAGAGGGTTTTAAATCATTGTCTGAGGGCGATCGGGTGAGCTTCGATGTTGTTGCCGGTCCCAAAGGCCCCGCTGCAGCGGATGTACGTAAACTGTAA
- a CDS encoding M48 family metalloprotease: MKKMIITAMVLSLISSCAPTTSSRYREGDNREQQTALTVADEKRLAEEALPELLKDYPAAKSTELQNYVTAIGRKIVLANDLEGKPYHYEFTVVDSKKPNAFAMPAGKVFVTASLIAIAANEAELAGVIGHEIGHVVARHAAERMYVMEKEQGKTWLYGAGGGIIGGIIGYGLGSVICAEDDKACYVKTSVIGAAAGAGGGLLVQKYRFLVNSREDEMEADRIGFRLAVNSGYDKNKVGDFYKKLLQIEKKGGGQNDSLTKKLSDALSTHPPSEERVRQMERLAAARPAVKNAIVDSPQFRKAKEIAAE; encoded by the coding sequence ATGAAAAAAATGATTATCACGGCAATGGTTTTATCTCTTATTAGCTCATGCGCGCCGACAACGAGTTCGCGCTATCGGGAGGGAGACAACCGGGAGCAGCAGACGGCGTTGACGGTCGCGGATGAAAAACGGCTGGCCGAAGAGGCGCTTCCGGAACTTTTAAAAGACTATCCGGCGGCGAAAAGTACAGAGCTGCAGAACTATGTAACCGCAATCGGCAGGAAGATAGTTTTGGCCAATGATCTGGAAGGAAAACCCTATCACTACGAATTTACCGTTGTTGATTCCAAAAAACCCAACGCGTTTGCGATGCCCGCGGGAAAGGTATTCGTGACCGCTTCTCTGATTGCGATTGCGGCGAACGAAGCGGAACTTGCTGGGGTCATCGGGCATGAGATCGGTCATGTAGTGGCCCGACACGCCGCTGAACGTATGTACGTTATGGAAAAGGAACAGGGTAAGACATGGCTCTACGGGGCCGGGGGCGGAATCATAGGCGGCATTATCGGATATGGGCTGGGGAGTGTGATCTGTGCGGAAGATGATAAGGCCTGCTACGTAAAAACGTCGGTGATAGGCGCCGCCGCGGGGGCGGGCGGTGGGTTGCTCGTCCAGAAATACCGTTTTCTGGTGAACTCCCGTGAGGACGAGATGGAAGCGGATCGCATCGGCTTCCGGCTTGCCGTCAATTCCGGCTACGATAAGAACAAGGTGGGCGATTTTTATAAAAAGCTGCTGCAGATCGAAAAGAAGGGTGGAGGGCAGAACGATTCCCTCACCAAAAAACTTTCCGATGCGCTGAGCACCCACCCGCCCAGCGAAGAAAGAGTGCGGCAGATGGAGCGACTTGCGGCGGCAAGACCGGCTGTGAAAAATGCAATCGTCGATTCTCCCCAGTTTAGAAAGGCAAAAGAAATTGCCGCTGAATAA
- a CDS encoding type II toxin-antitoxin system HicA family toxin encodes MGKLRVLSGKQVCNILSQHGFVEVRQRGSHIVMQKHLPNTTITVPVPNHSELRAGTLQSIIRQSGVSKSEFES; translated from the coding sequence TTGGGTAAACTTCGCGTCCTTTCTGGAAAGCAAGTATGCAATATCCTTTCACAGCATGGTTTCGTGGAAGTGCGCCAGCGGGGCAGCCATATTGTAATGCAGAAACATCTTCCCAATACAACCATTACCGTACCAGTACCTAACCATTCTGAACTGCGAGCTGGAACACTGCAATCCATTATCCGCCAATCTGGCGTTTCAAAGAGCGAATTTGAATCATAA